From Ndongobacter massiliensis:
ACGTCATAGTTCATTTTTTTATTTAAACCTTTCTGTATTAGTTTATCTTTATCTTCCTCATACCAATTAAGGATTGTTACATAATGGTCTTTATAGTATTTCCCAGTGCTTTTAATGTATCTTGATAGCTTTTCAATCATTGTTTCGGTATGTCCTTGCAGCTTGTCTTTTAGGTTTTGATATTCTTCTTTGCTTAACCTTACATTTTTGTATTGTCCATAAAAGATGGGGGTGGACTTTTTATCTTTTTCTATCTCTCCCTCTCTCTCTTTATCTTTATCTATCTCTATATCTTTCTCTATCTCTTGTCGGACATGGGTTGGACTCATTAAGGACAATGTCCTCTGTTTATTTTGTCTGTATCTTCTTTTTTTCTCTGCCCAGGCTGTTTCTGATCCGATTAAGTTTGGTATTTCAGTTAGGTAGTATTCATCATTTTCTGTTACAACTTCTAATAAGCCTTGATTGATTAAGTAATTAACTGTAACCATTACATCATCGTCTGTTTCATCTATGGTTAGTGCTAACTCTTTTATAAAATCACTTTCTACTCCGTCATAATAGAGTTTGCCCTCATCTTTTAGGCTCAGTAGTAGAAGTTTGAGGTAGATTATAGTGTAAGTATCTCCTCCCGATATTCTCCTTAACCTTTTTATCCTTTTGTCTGTGAAAAATTCTTCTTTTAATTTTATCCAATAATATCTTTTGTTTGTTGCCATATCTGCTCCTTTCTTGATTTTCGATAATCGAAATTCTTGATTTCCGATTTTCGGAATTCTGTACTTCTGCTTTTCGGAAGTCTTGTTATTGTGGGGGTCTAAGGGTGTAACTTTTCGTTACTCCCTTAGATTTCTCTGGTCATATCTTTCTTGTTTGGTTTTACTTTTTCTTTTACTTTCCTTTTGACTTTTTCTTTTGTCTTATCCTTGTTCTTAGATAGGTCTTTGTATTTCTTTATTTGTTTTAGGATACTTTCTTTTTCTTTCTTATTTTCTTTGGCTATGACTTGCTTAAAGGCATATTCCATTACTTTTATGTCTTTGGCTTGGAAAAATACATCATAGTTTTTTGTTTCTTTGTTTTTCATTACTGAAAAACTTACTCCAAGTTTGTTTAGTTCTTTTTTTAAGTCTTTGAGGTCGCTTTGATCTATGCTTATATTTTCTAGTTGTCCTTTTTTGTAGAGGTCTTTTATTTTCATTTCATCGCCAATAAGGCTTTTTAGGTTTCCGTTTGCTTTTTCTAAAGTTTTATTCATCTTTTTTCTTATTTCTTTGTCTAAGTTGATTGATTCTTTCGCTGCCTTTATTGTGTATGTTATTATGGTTTGTGCTGCTTGTCCTGCTTCTTTGCTTATTTCTTCGTTTATCATGTTTTATCTCCTTTGTTTGAATTAAAAAAAGGAAGTATAGGCTTTAATTTTTCTATACTTCCCTTTGCTTGTTTTTATTTGGTTGTTGCGGGTGGAATGCTTTATTTTGATGTTTTTATAGCTTACTTAGGTCTTTGTACCTTTTATACTTTTAAATAGCTTACAATACCTTTCCACCTTTAGTAGTTTGTGTGTGTTCTTTTGTCTGATAGATAGTTTTTCATGTTGGAATATATAATCTGTATTTCTTCATTGTTCATCGCTTTTATTTCTTCTGTGCTTTTATATGTTTTGTATATTCCATCTTGATCTGCTTTTATGAGTTCATCTATTAGCTCTTGCCTTTTATTCATCTCTATTACCTCCTAGAACGGTCTTTATTTTCTTGGTCATATTATAGCTTGGATAATATATTTTTACCAGGTCTTATCTTTCTTGATCCATTTTCTTGTTTTTCATCATTTCTCTGTATTCATTGTCTTTAATAACTTGGTCTTGGAACTTTTTAATCTGTGCTATTACACTTGGTTTTTCACCTTGTTTTATTAGCTTATCTATTTCTATGGATAAATCTATACCTAATTCTTTGTTTACAAAATCTACTGAATATTTTATATGATTAATTTCCTGGTATTCATCTTTTATCTTGTCTTTTTCTTTATTTATTTCTTCAAGATTTGCCATTAAAAGATTTTTTTCTTCATTCCATTTTTTAGGACTTAGTTTTTCCTTATCTGATAGGAGTTTTTTTAATTTCTCGCTTACTACTTTATATTGGTCTATATCTTTCTTATGTTTATTATAGAATGCGTCTTTGGTGAATATGTTTTTCTTTTGATATTCTTCATAAACTCCTTTTTTGGCTTTGTATATTTCATAGTATAAAATTTTCTTTTCTACATCTTCCATTTCTTTATGGATTGTCTTTGCTTTTTTATTTAGTTTGTAACTATTGGACTTTAAAGTTTCTATTTTTGTTTGTAACTGACCAATGGTTTCTATATTGTTTTTTCTTAAATAACTATATGCACTTGTTAGCTTTTTGAAGTCATACTTTTCTTTATTAGTTTTTGCATATCCTTTTAGATATTTACTTTTTTCTTTTTGAATTTCTGAATAAGTTAATAGATAATTTGTTAGATTGAAAAGTTTAGGGTTGTCTATTACCTTATCTCTTTCTATATCCTTAAATTTTTCATAAGCAGTAGATAAGTTATCTAATAAATTCCCTATCCAACCCTTTAATGTTTTTATCTCTTCTTTTATTGTTTTTACAAGGTTATTATATTTTCTTATTTCTCTATTATAGTTTCCCTTGTCAGTTTCTATTCCTTTTCTTTCCATTGCACTTGCTGCTGATCCTAAATGGATTGTCGGTAGATAATCTGAATTTTGTCTTTTAAAACTCCTATGGTCTACTCTTTTTTCTATCTTGTTTTTTGCTAGATATTCATTGCAAAGGTCTGAAAAATTTTCTCTCCATTTTTCTACATTGCCCTTATCATTCCAGCTTGTTAGTTCTACTTTTCTTGTCTTTGGTTTTCCATTTTTGTTTAAAATCTTTTCTCCTTTTTCATTTAGGATATATTCTTTTTTTGACTTTGCTAAGAACTCTCCTTTTTCGTTTATGGGTCGCATTATGGTCATTATATGACAATGAATATTTCCATTTTTGTCTTGACTCTCATCATGAATTGCATAATCTACTATCATTCCTTGTGATGTTAGATTTTCTTTTATAAATCTTTCAACTAGGTTTTTATTTTCACTTAAAGATAATTCTTTTGGTAGTCCTATTATGAATTGTCTTGCTAGTTGTGCATTAGAATTTTTTTCTGCCATTTCTACTTTATTCCATAATGTAGACCTATCATTAAATTCTTTTGGTATATGATCAGGCAATATTATATTTTTTACTAATACTTTTTCTTTTCTTGTATAATTATGGGTTACTCCGTCCCATTCATTTTTTATTTTTTCTCCACTTATATATGCTGCACTTGCTACTGCACTTTTTCCTTTTCCTCTTGATATTATTTTTACTGAAAAATGAAAACTGTCTGCCATTATATCACTTCCTTTCTTTTTTTGTTGTTTTAGGTGGAGGCTTAGAAGATTTTTTATATACACTTTGTGAATGAGCGTTTTGAAATGATAGAATTAAAAAAGCCGACTACTGAATTAATTTTTGTTGTTTCAGTATGTCGGCTTAATTGTTACTTTCATTTCAAATTTTAAAAGTCAAGGGCGAGCGTTAGCGAGTTTATTTACCCTTGACTTTTAAAAAGCGAATGGTTGTTGCTCCCTGCAAGGGTTTGGCTCCGCAGGACGCAAGCACCCTTTAGGGTGTATAATTGCGCCCTTGTAACCAAGGGACAATTATGTTATTTCATCTTTAGATGATTTTTCTACATTATCATCTATTCTTTCTTCTAAAATTTCCATTATGTTTAATCTTATTTCTTCATCATTTAACATTTTTATTAACTTATAAAATTCATCTTTTGTTAAATCAATACTTTCTTTAAAAATACTTTCAAACACTGCTCCTTTTTCTATAAGTCTTTTGTTTCTTGCTTTTCTTTCTTGTTCATTAAGTTTTTTCTTCAACTGTCTTTTTTGATTTTGTAATTGCTTAATGCTTTCTTCTTTCTTTTCGATCTGTTCTTCAATACTTAACTTTATTCTTTTACTTGTCATAATATTTCCTTTCTTAAAATAAAAAAGACGATAGAGTTTTTAATTTCTATCGCCTTAGGTACTATTTCCATTTAATTTTTTAATTAGATAAATTGAATTTGTTATACAATAAATTTACTTGCTAACTTATACACTTGATTTATTTCTTTACTTTCCAACTTCCAGCTATTGAGTTCAGCTTTAATTAATTCTGGAAATTTTTTGCTAATATCTCTTAAAGCATTTCCAACCGATTTTCTTACGTATTCACTCGAATCTTCTTTTAAATTGACTAATCTTTCAATAGCTTCATTCGGATTTTCTTTGAAATATGGTCTACTTGTCCATATTCTTAATCCCTCTGTTACTGCTCTTCTCGTATTCGGATTTTCATTTTCTAACCATTCATCAATTATTGGGAGTGCTTTTTCATATCCTATTTTCTTGCAAAATTCATCAAATGCCTTTGCCAATACTTCCTGAACTCTCCAATTGTCATCTTTGGAAACTTCATCTCTCATAAATTTTAAAATTTCTTCATCTGATGATAAATATCCAAATAGAAACACACCATACATTCTAACTTGATATACATTGGACTTATAAGCTAAAAATGCCAATTTTTTGCTATGTTCATTATTATTAGATTTATAATCAGCAAATGCTCTTTTTTCTTGCTCTTTAAAGCCATTTTCTATCAAAGAGAATTCTTTTTCTAAACTCAAAATATATTCTTTCAATTAGCCTCGCCTCCTAACAAAATTCTAATTTGTTCTATTATACAAAATATACCCATGCCACATAAAGCTATAACAAAAATATATTACAATCTTGTAATTACTGTATTTCTATTCATCTTAACTTTGCCTTTCCTTCTGATGTATTCTTCAATATCAAACACAATGAATTTCTCTATTGCAATTTTCTTTTATTTTTTCAATATATTTTTCCATATAATCCCAATCGGGATTACCATGAACATCTACTGGTAGTTTTATCTTTTCTTTCTTTAACAAATTGGGAAATAGACCATAACTATAAGAATATTTATCGGTCAATGTGTCTAAACACGCTACTAAAAACAGGCATGCTTTATCACTCAAATGTCTTGTATCAATATAATAAATATCTCTTCCCGATACAAATTTTTCTTTTTGATAAAAGAATGATGCATTCTCTGCACCAAATGATATAACTCCTTTAGGGCTGGGAATCATTTTTTTATTTTCAGCAACTCTATATTTTATACCATTATTAAATTTTGTTCTTACTACATAAGGAATACCGTTCGCATCTTCAACAACTTCTCTTGCATGAAGCACATCGGGCTTTATAATATGTTTAAATAAATCACCAACTATAAACTCTTTCCATTTTGAAGTATCAACCTTATTTAATTTTAAATTATTTAAATAGCTTGTAAGATTGCTTGTACTCTCTCTCTCTCTCTGGTTTCAAGCCTTTTTATAAAGCTTTCCATATACTCCCAATTTAATTCTCCATTAATATCAATTGGTAGTTTTACTTTAAGTTTTAAAGCGTCAGCTCGTGTAAATTTATTTACATAATCATAATTCATTAATGATGCTTTCTTCTTAAATATAGCTGTAAAAAATAATAAACTATATCTGTTCCATTTTTCTATATTAGAAATAGGTTTTACTACCTGAACATGTGAATATCCTACAAAATCATTTGGCTGATAAAATATGCTATCAGATGTTGTTGTATCACTAAATGTTATTACATTACCCTTTTCAGTGAGTTCGTAATTAGTATAACCACCTATACCATTATTAAAACTAGAATTTACTATTACTGGATTCTCTCCATCATCTTGCATTAAATCTTTATTTGTCAATCGATGATATTTTGTAGGATTTATAGTAAATAATTCCTTGATTTCAAATTCTTTCCATTCAGTTATATCAATTTTTTTCATTTTCTCCACCTACATCTAGCATGAGTTTACCATCTTTATATTCTGATTTATACAAAACTTGATTTAAGAGTTTTTCATTAAATTCTTTTACGTCAATTTTTTCTTCAAACAGTATAAAATCTATAATGGTCTTTTTAAAATCTTCTTCATATATTTCAAAAGGTTTCTGTGGTTTTTGATATGATAAATATTCTTTCGGATCTAACCATTGGTGTGTATTATATTTTGTATCTACTTTTGTTCTTGCAACTTCTAGCCAATAATTTTCTATTTCTTTCCACTTGTTTTTTATATCATGCCTACCTTGATTTTTAACTCTCTCAAGTCCATCATCTTCCATATAGCAAGCAAATATTTTTTTATCTTTTTGTGGTTTTCCAGTTTCAAAAACAAATACACTTGTTGTTACTCCAGCATCAAAAAGTTTTTCTGGTAATTTTATAATCATATCAAGCGTATGTCTTTTTAATAATGATTGCATTCTATCTTTTTCTAATTTCTTATCTGGTAAAATAAATGCACATTTAGTACCAGCAGGAACATTATCTAGTACATTTGTAACTATTTTTTTACAACCATATTTTCTCTCATATGGAGGATTCATCAATACTTTAGTTATGTTTTTTGACTTGATCCATTTACAAGCTTCTTTTTCCCTGGTATCATATTGTTCCAAATTTGTCTTACCGTCTTTATGAATAAGCATATTGGCACAAGCTAGGGCGAAAATTTCTCTATCAAACTCGATACCATAAAGTTTATTTTGTTTTATATCTTCTGCTTCTTTTGTATTTACTCCACCAACTTCTTTTATCATATTTGCCATTGCTTTTACTAAAAACGCTCCGCTGCCGCAAGTAGCGTCAAGTAAACGGTCATTATAGGTTATCTCTAGTAAATCATACATAAATGAAGTGATATGCTCTGGGGTAAATACTTGACCACTTTCGGACTTTTTCTTGTATCTATTAAATTCGTTAAAGAAAATGCCCATTACATCTTCGCCGTTCCAGTTATCTGAGTTTATGGACTCTGCAATTTCTATTATACAGTCAATAAATGTATTTATATCATCTTGATTTTCTACAATGTTCATTTTTATTTCACTGTACACCTCAAGCAAAATATCTATTTTAAGATTTTGTTTTCTATGGTCTTGAAGTGATTTTGCTAGGGTATCATATATTTTATTTCTGAATGGTTCATATCCATTATCTTTGATTGCTTCAAGATTGCCGCCAAATCTTTCTACTACCAAGGCTGAAGCTGTAAATATCATTCTATGATATAAATTCTTAATTCCAAATTTAAAGTGTAGTAAATCATTTATTCTTTTTGTTAGATTGAAAATTTTGTTTTTATCTATATAATTTTCTTTAAACAAATCAATATAGTATTGCTTATGTTGAAGTTTATTAGCTACTCTTATGAGTTCCTTGTTTTTATATATAGCGATTTCTTTGCCATTGTACAAAATTCCAATTGTCTTTTTATATTTGCTTGAAATTATATCTATATTTTTCATTAGCTCATCAATAAAAATTTGTTTGCTAATATCTCTTTCTTCTGATTTTGTTTCAAGGATTATTGCTACATCATTCATATTTTTAGGCAAATACCAACCATCTGGCTTGTCTGAATATCCCTTAAAGCCTAATTGATTAAAAGTAGTTATTTGACCAGTGCCTTGATTGATGTTTTCTTCAACTTCATTAAAGCCTAATACTTCTCTTGCATAATCCCTAACTTGATCTTCTGTCCTTAAAGTCATTTTCTATTCCTCGTCACTAAAATTATCTTCAAAACTAATAATATCATTAGGAGTGCATGATAAAGCCTTACATATTCTTTCTAAATTTTTAAATGTAATTGGTTTATCCTTGCCCATTTGTGCCATAACATTTGTTGTAAGTCCTGCCATAGCTATTACATCTGTTTTCTTTAGTCCTTTTTTTGCTAACTGTATCCATAATGGTTTATAGTTAAGTGCCATAATATCCCTCTTTTTCTCTTCATTAGATTTATTTAATTATAGCATAAATATTGATTTCATTCAATCTTACATTGATTTAGTGATTTGTTTTAGAGAATTTGTTGTGTTATTCCGTCCTTATTTTGCCATAAATTGCTTAATACCTTGAGATTTTGCACCCGGATTGTCATTCCCATAACCTTCCATCAGGTTGATAACACCCCATGCTCCAAGTCCTGCACCTACTGCCATTACCAAAATCTTTAATACATTAACTGCCTGTGTAAAAAATTCCATAATTTATTCCTCCTCGCTTTCTTCTTTCTTTTCAATCTTGTTATATGACTTCACTACAAAGTTTTTGTAAGTCTTTCCCTCTTTTTCACGCTTCTTAAAGTAACCAAAGATATGAATCAAATCGCCTTTTTCAAAGTCCTTTGCTTTCTCCGATTTTTCTCCATAGGCGGCACAGTTGATATACTCCTTGCCTTTCCCGTACTTTTTTACAAGCGTGAAGTTTGCAACCTCAACAGTTTCTCCCTCTTTGTCAAAATTTGAGAAAGTGGGCTCTGCCAATAAATTGGCATTGATGTTAATCATTTCTTGCTTCATTAAAAATTTCTCCTTTTCTTTCAATAAAAAAGCGATTGGAGTTTTTTCTTTTCCAATCGCTAATGCTCATCCTATTTACTTTTTTCTTAGTGGGACTTCGTATTCTTATCATCTTACCTCCTGGCTTTGAGTAATAAAAAAGCAGCAAATCTATGTTCTTTAGACTTACTGCACTCTTGTAATAACTGTTTCCCTATTCAGCTTTGCTTTTCCTTTTCGCTTCATATAGCTTTCTATGTCAAACAAATTTTTCTTGTCATAGTCCTCAAGCAGCTTATAGTTCTTGTGTTTTGTAATATCGAATTTATCTGATAGAAAAGGTCTGACACCACGAAGCTGAAAAATACATTTACCGCCGTCCATGACCGTAATTTCATCTTGGCTCATAAGCTCCTTACCTGTCTTTTGATAATTAAGTCCAAAACTCTTTTGATTACTCCTTGTTTCCGATGTGTTGTAAAGGTCAATGGTTTCTTTACCAAGCGTTTCAGAAAGCTCTTTAAGTGTTGTTTTCTCCTTTCCACCAAGAAATAAAGTGCTATCACAGTTGCCCACGATTGTGTCAGCATTATCTTTATAGATTGCCTTTAGCTGAGATTGT
This genomic window contains:
- a CDS encoding restriction endonuclease subunit S; amino-acid sequence: MLHAREVVEDANGIPYVVRTKFNNGIKYRVAENKKMIPSPKGVISFGAENASFFYQKEKFVSGRDIYYIDTRHLSDKACLFLVACLDTLTDKYSYSYGLFPNLLKKEKIKLPVDVHGNPDWDYMEKYIEKIKENCNREIHCV
- a CDS encoding phage replisome organizer N-terminal domain-containing protein, which translates into the protein MATNKRYYWIKLKEEFFTDKRIKRLRRISGGDTYTIIYLKLLLLSLKDEGKLYYDGVESDFIKELALTIDETDDDVMVTVNYLINQGLLEVVTENDEYYLTEIPNLIGSETAWAEKKRRYRQNKQRTLSLMSPTHVRQEIEKDIEIDKDKEREGEIEKDKKSTPIFYGQYKNVRLSKEEYQNLKDKLQGHTETMIEKLSRYIKSTGKYYKDHYVTILNWYEEDKDKLIQKGLNKKMNYDVGESL
- the mobQ gene encoding MobQ family relaxase; translated protein: MADSFHFSVKIISRGKGKSAVASAAYISGEKIKNEWDGVTHNYTRKEKVLVKNIILPDHIPKEFNDRSTLWNKVEMAEKNSNAQLARQFIIGLPKELSLSENKNLVERFIKENLTSQGMIVDYAIHDESQDKNGNIHCHIMTIMRPINEKGEFLAKSKKEYILNEKGEKILNKNGKPKTRKVELTSWNDKGNVEKWRENFSDLCNEYLAKNKIEKRVDHRSFKRQNSDYLPTIHLGSAASAMERKGIETDKGNYNREIRKYNNLVKTIKEEIKTLKGWIGNLLDNLSTAYEKFKDIERDKVIDNPKLFNLTNYLLTYSEIQKEKSKYLKGYAKTNKEKYDFKKLTSAYSYLRKNNIETIGQLQTKIETLKSNSYKLNKKAKTIHKEMEDVEKKILYYEIYKAKKGVYEEYQKKNIFTKDAFYNKHKKDIDQYKVVSEKLKKLLSDKEKLSPKKWNEEKNLLMANLEEINKEKDKIKDEYQEINHIKYSVDFVNKELGIDLSIEIDKLIKQGEKPSVIAQIKKFQDQVIKDNEYREMMKNKKMDQER
- a CDS encoding helix-turn-helix transcriptional regulator; this encodes MALNYKPLWIQLAKKGLKKTDVIAMAGLTTNVMAQMGKDKPITFKNLERICKALSCTPNDIISFEDNFSDEE
- a CDS encoding DUF3847 domain-containing protein, whose amino-acid sequence is MTSKRIKLSIEEQIEKKEESIKQLQNQKRQLKKKLNEQERKARNKRLIEKGAVFESIFKESIDLTKDEFYKLIKMLNDEEIRLNIMEILEERIDDNVEKSSKDEIT
- a CDS encoding PcfB family protein, with protein sequence MINEEISKEAGQAAQTIITYTIKAAKESINLDKEIRKKMNKTLEKANGNLKSLIGDEMKIKDLYKKGQLENISIDQSDLKDLKKELNKLGVSFSVMKNKETKNYDVFFQAKDIKVMEYAFKQVIAKENKKEKESILKQIKKYKDLSKNKDKTKEKVKRKVKEKVKPNKKDMTREI
- a CDS encoding class I SAM-dependent DNA methyltransferase, with translation MTLRTEDQVRDYAREVLGFNEVEENINQGTGQITTFNQLGFKGYSDKPDGWYLPKNMNDVAIILETKSEERDISKQIFIDELMKNIDIISSKYKKTIGILYNGKEIAIYKNKELIRVANKLQHKQYYIDLFKENYIDKNKIFNLTKRINDLLHFKFGIKNLYHRMIFTASALVVERFGGNLEAIKDNGYEPFRNKIYDTLAKSLQDHRKQNLKIDILLEVYSEIKMNIVENQDDINTFIDCIIEIAESINSDNWNGEDVMGIFFNEFNRYKKKSESGQVFTPEHITSFMYDLLEITYNDRLLDATCGSGAFLVKAMANMIKEVGGVNTKEAEDIKQNKLYGIEFDREIFALACANMLIHKDGKTNLEQYDTREKEACKWIKSKNITKVLMNPPYERKYGCKKIVTNVLDNVPAGTKCAFILPDKKLEKDRMQSLLKRHTLDMIIKLPEKLFDAGVTTSVFVFETGKPQKDKKIFACYMEDDGLERVKNQGRHDIKNKWKEIENYWLEVARTKVDTKYNTHQWLDPKEYLSYQKPQKPFEIYEEDFKKTIIDFILFEEKIDVKEFNEKLLNQVLYKSEYKDGKLMLDVGGENEKN
- a CDS encoding HEAT repeat domain-containing protein, whose product is MKEYILSLEKEFSLIENGFKEQEKRAFADYKSNNNEHSKKLAFLAYKSNVYQVRMYGVFLFGYLSSDEEILKFMRDEVSKDDNWRVQEVLAKAFDEFCKKIGYEKALPIIDEWLENENPNTRRAVTEGLRIWTSRPYFKENPNEAIERLVNLKEDSSEYVRKSVGNALRDISKKFPELIKAELNSWKLESKEINQVYKLASKFIV
- a CDS encoding restriction endonuclease subunit S — translated: MKKIDITEWKEFEIKELFTINPTKYHRLTNKDLMQDDGENPVIVNSSFNNGIGGYTNYELTEKGNVITFSDTTTSDSIFYQPNDFVGYSHVQVVKPISNIEKWNRYSLLFFTAIFKKKASLMNYDYVNKFTRADALKLKVKLPIDINGELNWEYMESFIKRLETRERERVQAILQAI